A single window of Vigna radiata var. radiata cultivar VC1973A chromosome 4, Vradiata_ver6, whole genome shotgun sequence DNA harbors:
- the LOC106758673 gene encoding E3 ubiquitin ligase BIG BROTHER isoform X1 yields the protein MEVRYNNMSYPYSTAGSFIEYVEGLTYEHVNFIFSGASHAQESSYPSSSTTSFDKSGLSEPGSTSYYQDSNGYEVNYHEQLMDEYRRHSENSATINEQMATIRIEREEGVNNVSLDSSTECPRRHHNDFNDYEVSWEDNIDPDNMTYEELLELSETVGTECRGLTQEQISSIPVSKYKCGRFFFFRKKSREERCVICQMEYRRGEKRMTLPCKHAYHASCGNKWLSINKACPMCYREVIVDVSKHK from the exons ATGGAGGTCCGTTACAATAACATGAGCTATCCCTACAGCACAGCAGGAAGCTTTATTGAATATGTTGAAGGTCTTACATACGAACATGTTAACTTCATTTTTTCTGGTGCCTCACATGCTCAG GAGAGTTCATACCCTTCAAGTTCGACTACAAGCTTTGACAAATCTGGGCTGTCTGAACCAGGCAGTACCTCGTACTATCAGGATAGTAATGGTTACGAGGTGAATTATCATGAGCAATTGATGGATGAGTATAGAAGGCACTCGGAAAACTCTGCAACAATCAATGAACAGATGGCAACAATACGTATAGAAAGGGAAGAAGGAGTAAACAATGTGTCACTAGACAGTTCTACTGAAT gTCCGAGAAGGCATCATAATGATTTCAATGACTATGag GTCAGTTGGGAAGACAATATTGATCCTGACAACATGACCTATGAG GAACTACTTGAATTAAGTGAGACGGTTGGAACTGAGTGTCGTGGTCTCACACAAGAACAAATTTCATCGATTCCAGTATCGAAGTACAAGTGTGGCcgctttttcttctttaggaAGAAGTCACGGGAGGAGAG ATGCGTGATTTGTCAGATGGAATATAGAAGAGGGGAGAAGAGGATGACTTTACCATGCAAACATGCCTATCATGCTAGCTGTGGGAACAAATGGCTTAGCATCAATAAG gcttGCCCTATGTGTTACAGAGAGGTGATCGTGGACGTGTCAAAACACAAATAA
- the LOC106758673 gene encoding E3 ubiquitin ligase BIG BROTHER isoform X2 codes for MEVRYNNMSYPYSTAGSFIEYVEGLTYEHVNFIFSGASHAQESSYPSSSTTSFDKSGLSEPGSTSYYQDSNGYEVNYHEQLMDEYRRHSENSATINEQMATIRIEREEGVNNVSLDSSTECPRRHHNDFNDYEELLELSETVGTECRGLTQEQISSIPVSKYKCGRFFFFRKKSREERCVICQMEYRRGEKRMTLPCKHAYHASCGNKWLSINKACPMCYREVIVDVSKHK; via the exons ATGGAGGTCCGTTACAATAACATGAGCTATCCCTACAGCACAGCAGGAAGCTTTATTGAATATGTTGAAGGTCTTACATACGAACATGTTAACTTCATTTTTTCTGGTGCCTCACATGCTCAG GAGAGTTCATACCCTTCAAGTTCGACTACAAGCTTTGACAAATCTGGGCTGTCTGAACCAGGCAGTACCTCGTACTATCAGGATAGTAATGGTTACGAGGTGAATTATCATGAGCAATTGATGGATGAGTATAGAAGGCACTCGGAAAACTCTGCAACAATCAATGAACAGATGGCAACAATACGTATAGAAAGGGAAGAAGGAGTAAACAATGTGTCACTAGACAGTTCTACTGAAT gTCCGAGAAGGCATCATAATGATTTCAATGACTATGag GAACTACTTGAATTAAGTGAGACGGTTGGAACTGAGTGTCGTGGTCTCACACAAGAACAAATTTCATCGATTCCAGTATCGAAGTACAAGTGTGGCcgctttttcttctttaggaAGAAGTCACGGGAGGAGAG ATGCGTGATTTGTCAGATGGAATATAGAAGAGGGGAGAAGAGGATGACTTTACCATGCAAACATGCCTATCATGCTAGCTGTGGGAACAAATGGCTTAGCATCAATAAG gcttGCCCTATGTGTTACAGAGAGGTGATCGTGGACGTGTCAAAACACAAATAA
- the LOC106758273 gene encoding extensin-3 isoform X1 → MRTSAGPRHWPRLIYGLAFCLIAITVAGDDYKPYYASQPTYYSPPQHAKHPPHHHKKPPHAHKSPHSPYVYKSPPPPSPSPPPPYIYKSPPPPSPSPPPPYVYKSPPPPSPSPPPPYVYKSPPPPSPSPPPPYVYKSPPPPSPSPPPPYVYKSPPPPSPSPPPPYVYKSPPPPSPSPPPPYVYKSPPPPSPSPPPPYIYKSPPPPSPSPPPPYIYKSPPPPSPSPPPPYVYKSPPPPSPSPPPPYIYKSPPPPSHSPLPYVHKSPPQPPHHFQKYPPHQLPYLYNSPPPPAAGY, encoded by the exons ATGAGAACATCAGCAGGGCCGAGGCACTGGCCTCGACTCATCTATGGATTGGCATTTTGTCTAATTGCTATCACTGTCGCTGGTGATGATTATAAGCCTTACTATGCATCCCAGCCAACCTATTACTCTCCACCACAGCATGCAAAACACCCACCCCACCATCACAAAAAACCTCCACATGCACACAAATCTCCACATTCACCTTATGTCTATAAGTCACCACCCCCTCCCTCTCCTTCACCCCCACCTCCATACATCTACAAGTCTCCTCCACCACCATCCCCATCACCACCCCCACCATATGTTTATAAATCTCCTCCACCTCCATCTCCTTCACCACCCCCTCCATACGTGTATAAATCTCCTCCACCTCCATCCCCATCACCACCTCCTCCTTATGTTTACAAGTCTCCACCACCTCCATCCCCCTCACCTCCTCCACCATATGTGTACAAGTCTCCTCCTCCACCATCTCCATCACCTCCACCTC CTTATGTCTACAAGTCTCCACCACCTCCATCCCCCTCACCTCCTCCACCATATGTATATAAGTCTCCTCCTCCACCATCTCCATCACCTCCCCCTCCTTACATCTACAAGTCCccaccaccaccatctccatCACCACCTCCTCCATATATTTACAAgtctccaccaccaccatctccatCACCACCACCTCCTTATGTCTATAAATCTCCACCTCCTCCATCCCCTTCACCTCCACCACCATATATCTACAAGTCACCACCACCTCCATCCCACTCGCCTCTACCATATGTGCACAAGTCTCCACCTCAACCTCCTCATCATTTCCAAAAGTACCCGCCACACCAGCTTCCCTACCTCTATAACTCCCCACCACCTCCTGCAGCAGGCTATTGA
- the LOC106758273 gene encoding extensin-3 isoform X2 — translation MRTSAGPRHWPRLIYGLAFCLIAITVAGDDYKPYYASQPTYYSPPQHAKHPPHHHKKPPHAHKSPHSPYVYKSPPPPSPSPPPPYIYKSPPPPSPSPPPPYVYKSPPPPSPSPPPPYVYKSPPPPSPSPPPPYVYKSPPPPSPSPPPPYVYKSPPPPSPSPPPPYVYKSPPPPSPSPPPPYVYKSPPPPSPSPPPPYIYKSPPPPSPSPPPPYIYKSPPPPSPSPPPPYVYKSPPPPSPSPPPPYIYKSPPPPSHSPLPYVHKSPPQPPHHFQKYPPHQLPYLYNSPPPPAAGY, via the exons ATGAGAACATCAGCAGGGCCGAGGCACTGGCCTCGACTCATCTATGGATTGGCATTTTGTCTAATTGCTATCACTGTCGCTGGTGATGATTATAAGCCTTACTATGCATCCCAGCCAACCTATTACTCTCCACCACAGCATGCAAAACACCCACCCCACCATCACAAAAAACCTCCACATGCACACAAATCTCCACATTCACCTTATGTCTATAAGTCACCACCCCCTCCCTCTCCTTCACCCCCACCTCCATACATCTACAAGTCTCCTCCACCACCATCCCCATCACCACCCCCACCATATGTTTATAAATCTCCTCCACCTCCATCTCCTTCACCACCCCCTCCATACGTGTATAAATCTCCTCCACCTCCATCCCCATCACCACCTCCTCCTTATGTTTACAAGTCTCCACCACCTCCATCCCCCTCACCTCCTCCACCATATGTGTACAAGTCTCCTCCTCCACCATCTCCATCACCTCC NCCTCCTTATGTCTACAAGTCTCCACCACCTCCATCCCCCTCACCTCCTCCACCATATGTATATAAGTCTCCTCCTCCACCATCTCCATCACCTCCCCCTCCTTACATCTACAAGTCCccaccaccaccatctccatCACCACCTCCTCCATATATTTACAAgtctccaccaccaccatctccatCACCACCACCTCCTTATGTCTATAAATCTCCACCTCCTCCATCCCCTTCACCTCCACCACCATATATCTACAAGTCACCACCACCTCCATCCCACTCGCCTCTACCATATGTGCACAAGTCTCCACCTCAACCTCCTCATCATTTCCAAAAGTACCCGCCACACCAGCTTCCCTACCTCTATAACTCCCCACCACCTCCTGCAGCAGGCTATTGA